The Allocoprobacillus halotolerans nucleotide sequence TCAATTCTCATCAAAACCTCCTAATAGCAAATATGACTATATCTAATTATGAATTATCATGCACATTTTTGTGATTTATTAGGTTATATATTAAAGATAATGTAAACGATAGAATAATATAGAGGTGAACAATAATGCCTGAAAAAACATTAAAAAGATTAGGAAACTCAATTAGAGAACATAGAAAGCAGAAAGGTTATTCTCAACAAGATTTGGCCGAGATAACAGGAATATCACGACGCCATATTGCAAATATTGAAAATGGTATTGCAAATGCTTCATTTGAAATTATTACTATTTTAGTCAAAGAACTAAATATTTCTTTAGATAGCATTGTGTATATTGAACAACTTAGTTTTCAATCAACGATGATGAATTCTCTTTCTATTCAATTATCTCAATGTACTGATTCGCAACAAAAAATCATATTTAAAACTCTCAAATGTCTTATGAATGAATTTATCAGTTATAATCATTTTGAAAATGAAACAGTGAAGGCAGATTCATAAAGAATAATAGGACATAAGTTTTCTAGATATATTTCAACTAAACTTTAAAACTTTTCTATTTAATTTATTTTTTAATTCACCATTATATTTTATTTACCATTTTAAATTGTTTAATTATGTTTTTAATATCAGTTGTCTATAATGGATAAAAAAACAAAAGAATAGTAAATATTTATTTAACAATACAAACTATAAATGTTGTTAAATGATCAAATAAAAGATTAAAAAGCATATTAGTAATTCATAATAATTTATACATTTTATTAATAAAATTAATTATAAAGATATACAACCAAAAATCATCGATATTTTGTTAAAATTACAAACACCTCCTTACATTTTTCTTTAATAAACATTTAGAATAAATAAAAAGAGAATTATTTAGTATGGTTCGTACTTATTTTGGGGTGTTAATAAAATATGTAAATAATTAGAATAGATTCAAAACTATTGAATATACTCGTGGTTTTGTCCCTATAAGTTTATCTAAAATTATTTATTTACCCAACTTCGAGTAAGAACCTTTAGTATTAATACTTCTTTCTTACATTGAAATTATAAATATGTTTTGTTATGATTATAAAAGAATAATAATAAAATTTTAATTTCTCTATTAGGATGTGATAATATGAATATTTTTACAAAAATTAAGCAAATCGATCATTTTACGGAAAGTGAAAAAATTTTTGCAAGCTATATTATAAATTACCCTCATGAAGTTTTAACATTAGACCTTCAACAACTTGTTAAAAAATCTTATGTATCTTCATCTACAATTTATCGTGTTATTGAAAAACTAGGTCTTTCTGGTCTTAATCAATTAAAAGTTCAAATTTCATTACAATTAGAAAATAGAAAACAAGAAAAACAAGATGTTGATTATAACTATCCATTTCATAAATTAAATACCCATCATCAAATTATGTCTAAAATGTTATCTTTATATGATCAAACTTTAAAATCAACGTTTAATTTAGTTGACTTAGATGTTTTTTTAGAAGTTATTCAAACACTATATAATGCTAATAATATTATTATGTTTCCTTCCATAGGTAATTATTTTATGGTAGAAAGCTTTCAACAGAATATGTTAGAGATTGGTGTGAGTGTAGAAGTTGTTAAAGAGCGCTTTTATCAGCATTGGACAGCTCAATCATGTAAAAAAAGTGATGTTGTAGTTATTGTGAGTTATGCTGGAAAAACACCTTATCTTAATGAGATTGTAAAAACATTGAAAGAAAAAAATGTGAAAATGGTACTTATTTCTTCAACTGTTCATATTCCATTTGCCAAGTATATCGATTATCATTTGTACTTTTCTTCTTATGAAGCATCTGAAGAAAAAATCGCTTCATTTTCATCTCGTATTTCATTGCAATATCTATTAGATTGCATATATGCATGTTATTTTAATAGAGATTATGACAAGAATCTTGATTTTAAAATTAATAATTATATAGACTAAGGCCAACTTAACAGTTGGCCTTAGTCTATATGTAGATAGTACAAAAATCAAAAATCAATTTATATCTTGGGAGAAATAAAGTATGACTACCCACAAATTCCTAATAAACTTAATACAAAACTTACAACAATAATTCCGATAAGAATTAAGTTAGGACTTACTTTCTTCCTAATTAATCCAAAACACGTAAATGTTGCCGTTAAAGGTAACATACCCTTTAATATTTGATCTAATATTTCTTGAAGTTTATATTCAATACCACCTAAATTAAAATTTAGTGTTGTTGTTAAACCGACGGTTTGACAAATCATCCCTCCGACCATCATTAACCCAACTATTCCAACTGCTTTTGT carries:
- a CDS encoding helix-turn-helix transcriptional regulator, which encodes MPEKTLKRLGNSIREHRKQKGYSQQDLAEITGISRRHIANIENGIANASFEIITILVKELNISLDSIVYIEQLSFQSTMMNSLSIQLSQCTDSQQKIIFKTLKCLMNEFISYNHFENETVKADS
- a CDS encoding MurR/RpiR family transcriptional regulator — encoded protein: MNIFTKIKQIDHFTESEKIFASYIINYPHEVLTLDLQQLVKKSYVSSSTIYRVIEKLGLSGLNQLKVQISLQLENRKQEKQDVDYNYPFHKLNTHHQIMSKMLSLYDQTLKSTFNLVDLDVFLEVIQTLYNANNIIMFPSIGNYFMVESFQQNMLEIGVSVEVVKERFYQHWTAQSCKKSDVVVIVSYAGKTPYLNEIVKTLKEKNVKMVLISSTVHIPFAKYIDYHLYFSSYEASEEKIASFSSRISLQYLLDCIYACYFNRDYDKNLDFKINNYID